A segment of the Pseudoalteromonas sp. UG3-2 genome:
GGCGAAGGGCAGTGGCAAGTATTTGCGAGGGACGATTTCAGCAATCTAGGTAGTCATATGAATGGCGCTGATGTGCCCGAGCCAGAGCCGCTTGTTTGTGGTCAAAACAACACCTTAATTAGTGCCATTCAAGGTGCAGCTCAAGCCAGCCCACTGACAGGAGAAGTCGTAGAGGTCGAAGCGGTTGTCACCGCCAGTATGCAACAAAGCGGTGGCCTAAAAGGTTTCTTTATTCAAGAAGAGTTAAGCGATAAAGATAACAATAATGCCACCTCTGAAGGCCTCTTTGTTTATTATACCGATACTCAGGTACGCCCAGGTGATGTGGTAAAAGTGCGTGGTACAGTTGAAGAGAAGTATGGCCAAACACAGTTAAACCGCATCGACGACCTAACCCTGTGCGGCACTGCAAGCGTTGCGGCCATCAACGTAAGCCTGCCTGCTGATAATGGCTTGGAAGCGTACGAAGGCATGTATATTGCCATTAATAATGATCTGGTTGTTAACGACACCTACGGCCTAAAACGCTATGGTGAAGTGCGCCTTGCAACAGAACGTTTATATCAAGCCACGCAAATTGCACAACCTGGTGATGCCGCTAACGCACTGGAAGCTGCAAACAAAGACAAAGAAATACTACTCGATGATGGCTCTTCGGCACAAAACCCTGAGGTGATCCCATACCCGGCGCCCACTTTGGATGCCTACAACACCTTACGATTGGGCGATACCGTCACTGGTGTAGAAGGCGTGCTGGCTTATGGCTACGGCCAATACCGCGTGCACCCTAGCACTAAACCAAACTTTATCAACACCAACATGCGTACTGACGCGCCTCAATTAGAGCAGCGTGGCGACTTACGTATTGCCAGCTTTAACGTCTTAAACTACTTTAATGGCGACGGTCAAGGTAGCGGTTTCCCAACCCCTCGTGGTGCCGATAATCTAGAAGAGTTTGCGCGTCAAAAAGCCAAAACACTGGCGGCGATCACAGCCCTAGATGCCGATATTATTGGCTTATTAGAAGTTGAAAATGATGGATTTGGTGAATTCAGTGCCATTGCCGACTTGGTAAACGCCCTTAATGCCCAAGACAGTAATAATACCTATGCTTTTGTTAACCTCAATACTGAGCAAGTGGGCGGCGATGCCATTACTTCTGGCATTATTTATCGCAGCAATAAAGTCAGTGAAATCGGCACAGCGGCATTCACTGAGCAAGTACCATTTGATTACGGCAACCGTCCACCTGTGGTGCAAACATTCAAAGACCTTCACAGTGAAGAGACTTTCACCGTAGTAATGGCGCACCTTCGTTCAAAAGGCAGCTGCAGTCGCGCTGAAGGCTTAGATCAAGATCAAAACGATGGCCAAGGCTGTTGGAACCAAACTCGAGTTACTGCGGTAAATACATTATCCCAATGGTTAGGTAGTAACCCAACTGGCGTCGCCGATGAGGATGTTATTATTCTTGGTGATATGAATGCCTATGCCCAAGAAGATCCCATCAAGACTTTCGTCAGCAACGGTTTTGACAATATCAAACAAACCCTTAATGGCAATAGCTTCGATTACTCCTATGTCTACAAAGGCCGCATTGGTAGCCTAGATCATGCCTTTGCCTCAAGCAGCATGATGGCAAAAATACAGTCAGTAACAGACTGGCACATTAATGCCGATGAACCTGTAGCGCTTGACTACAATACCGAGTATAAATCAGACACCCACCAAGCGAGCTTGTACGCCGAGCATGCGTACCGTGCTTCCGATCACGACCCGGTGGTCATTGATTTAACACTGGCTAGAGAGCCAACTGTTATCGAAGGTGAGTTTAGCGGTCTTGCTGGTTGGTTCTGGTGGCAACAACGTGCAATTACGCTACCTGAAGGCTTTGATACCCTTGAAGTGTCTATTTCTGGCCAAGGTGAAGCTGACTTATATGTGCGCCATAAAAAGATGCCTAACTTCTTCAGGTACGATTGTCGCCCATACCTTTGGGGCAGTGAAGAAAGCTGTACTTTTACGCAGCCTGCCGCCGGTAAATGGAACTTCCGCCTACGCGGAATTTTGCCTTACTACAACGTCACGTTGAAGTATAAAGCAACTAAAGCAAACTAAGCTGATGCTGGGGAGGCATTGTTCGCCTCCCCTCTTTTTAGGTTATAAACCAAAGCATCATGAAGCTTGCCATTTAATGACAACTTGCTTCTTTGCAAGTCATGACAAACCATTCCAAGTCGACACATTAACTGCTGAGACTTTACGTTCTCTTTGGCACATACGGCACTGATCACCTGGATCGGGGTGTGGTTAAACAGCCATTGGATAAGCGCATCGGCAGCCTCAAACCCATAACCCTTACCAATCTGCTCTGCGGCTAAGCGAAAGCCAATTTCTCCACATTTCTTATCTTCACTTGTATACTTAAACACCAACTCACCAATTAGCAGCTGACTGTGCTTTAGCTCGATGGCCAGAATACGCTTTTCATCTACTCTGCCTTGCCAGTTTTGACAGGCCTGCTCTAACCGAGCCTTGGCCGTTGCCCTGGTGGCGGGAGGGCCGATATATTTTGCGGTATCAGGGTTTTTGCGATGCTGATAGACCGCCTCAAGATCCGTCATCTTCATAGGACGAATACGTAGCCGAGGGGTTTCAAATAGCATCATGACTCCTATTCACAGGTCGCGCCAAAGGCGGTTACGCGCAGATGTCGCCAAGTCATAAACAACAGCGCTGCACAAATGAGCACTAACAATGCCAACGACTCAGTGCCACTTAGTAACCACTTGTTCATAAGCCATGCCAATGCTGAGAAAAATAATAATTCAATGGCGCCAACCAGGGCATTGGCAGTGCCGGCTTTTTCTGGGTGCATAATACCTATTAAGTGCATGTAACTGGGAAAGTAAGCACCAAACACCAACATAATTGCAGCATAAGCCATTAGCACAGCATAGGCACTGTCACTGCCACTAAATAGCAGAACCACACTGACAGCCAGCGCCGGCCAAGTCCAAATCACGATATCCAAGTAGCTATGACGTTTTTGTAGTAGCTTGGTTAGGCTGGAGCCGAACAGTAATCCCAGCATGGGTAGCATCATCGCTTGGCCTATTTCTTTGGCATTAAAACCAAACTGTTGTGATAACAAAAAAGGCAGATAAAGCTGTATGGTTAAATACAAAAACGTTGGTAACCATTTCAGCGCAGCCAAAGAAATAAATGAGCGATTGCACAGCAAAGTTTGATATTGGAAAAATAATGCACTGGGCCTTAAGGATACGCTCGCCGTGCTACTTTGCGGCAATACTTTGAGGCCATAAATAACAATCACAACATAGTAGGCAGCCGCAAACCAAGACATGCCGTGCCACCCCACCCAGCTGGATAACAACCCTGCCAAGAATGGACTGCAAATGGCCGTCACACTTACTGACATGGCTAAGGTTGCCATGGCACTTTTCAATTGTGCTCCAGATAAATTTGCCGCCAGCATAGTACGGCCAATTAACACCGGTGCTGCCGCCCCCATCCCTTGCAATACCCGACCAATAAAAAAGGTCTGGGCATTATAGGCCAATGAGCACAACACCGTACCCATAGCCAAAGTGCCCAGGCCGACCAGAAACAGCGGTCTATCGCCGTATTTATCTCGTAATGGCCCAACCAACAGTTGTGTCGCACCCAACGTGGTAAAGTAACTGATCACTGCAGCTTGTGCGAGGCTTGGTGAAAGCGATAAGGAGTGAGTAATGTCAGGCAATACTGGCACGTATATTTGACTCGCCAGTTGCGAGCACGACATTAACAATACCGCTAAAAATACAACCTGAAACACCATCACCTCCTAAGCATCAACAATAAGTTGATCATACTGCCCTTTTAATGTCTGAAAAACAGGGTAATATTTAAAACACTTATTCCTTTTAGGAAACAATAATGGACTGGCTAACGGCAGTAAGAAGTTTTAATACCCTAGTAGAACAAGGGAGCTTTACTAGAGCAGCAGAGGTTGAATCAGTCTCGGCTTCGGCAATGAGCAAACGCATTGACTGGTTGGAAAAGCAATTAGGGCTGAGCTTATTTATTCGTACCACACGTCAGCTAAGTCTTACTGAGGCCGGACAGGCCTTTTTACCCAAAGCGGCATTGTGGTTACAGCAGTTTGATAGTTTGCAAGATCAAGCACAAACATTAAACCAAACGCCAACAGGTAACTTGCGCATTGCCTCTACGCTTGCTGTTGGGAGTACGTTATTAATGCCAATCATTAAAACGTTTTTACAGCAATATCAGCAACTTAATATCCATCTAAATGTGTTAGCTCCTGGCGAGCACCCCGATCTTAACCATGACTTAGTGATCACCCGTTATTATGAGGCGTTTGATTCTGCAGCACATAAAGGCAGTCGGCTCATTGATTATCAAATGCAAGTTTTTGGCGCCCCCCATTATCTTCGCCAACACCCTGCCATTACCACCGTTGCCGACTTAAAACAGCATAAGATGTTGTTAAGTAGTTATTACCATAAATTGGGAGGCATTATTTTGGAAAATAGCGAGGTATTTCAATTTGATAATTACAACTTTGTCTCCGATCAGCTCGATGCCATGCTGAGCGCCGCAGTTCAGGGGTTAGGGCTTATTTTTATTTCACCAGCCTATATTCAAAAAGAGTTGCAACAAGCACTGCTGGTACCTGTACTGCCTCAGTTAAAGTCTGAAACCAAGCAACTCTGGGCCTACTACCCCAAAGCAACTTATACCCCTTATAAAACACAGTTATTTATCGACCACTTAAAGGCCTCATTAAGAGAGTAATAAGCAGTTAAGATGCTGTGGTATTTATTTACTGTTGATGGCGTCTGTTTGGGTAAGACTCACTTGGTGCAAACAGTACATTGATTGACTCCTCCCTTGGCTCATTTACGCTTGGGCACATCGACTTCCAGAGCTCCAAAACAAACAAAAATGAAACACTTAATAAACAAAAACACCAAACACTACCCTCGCGAAAAAAGCTCAATCTAGCCACCTTAAAAATCACTTAAGCAAATAATAAATAAAGAAATAAATCTAAAAAATTGGGCTGTTCCTCGTACTGATTTATGCACCTAAAATGGAAAACCCAGATCTTTTTTCTATTATAACTTTGAGAATTGTTAACTATTGGCCAATTTTGTTTCAAAACCGTTTACAAGGTTAATTATTAACTATAAATATAATAGGAACAACAAGATGAAAAAATCGATTCTAACTTTATCTGTCCTTACAGCATTGAGTATGTCTAACGCTTTTGCACAAGATGCAACGTATCAAGGGGCAGCAGTTGATGCAGAAATCGCAAACACCTGTATTGTTCGATTTAATGATGACATTTCAAAGTTTGATGTCACCGGTAAAGCCAGAGGCATGGTTGCCAGAGCCAATGCCCAAGCTAAACACATTTATAAAAATACCATCAAAGGCATGGCTGTGAACATGAGTTGTGATAAAGCCAAACAAGCATTTGCAGGCGATGATGGCATTATGCGCTTTACCCCAGATGGTAAGGTTTACGCTAACCCAGCCGCCAAAAAAGGCAAGCCTGGTGGCGGCGGCAGTGGACCTCAAGAAACGCCATGGAGTGTAACCCGCGTGGGTGGTCCAGTGGATGGCAGCGGCTACACAGCTTGGGTATTAGACACGGGTATTGATGTCGATCATGCTGATCTGAACGTCGATAGCGGCCGTGGCTTTTCAGCATTTACTAAGGGCAAAGACGCAGGTGTTGATGATGGCAATGGCCATGGCACACACGTTGCCGGTACCATCGGTGCGCTAAATAATGGCATTGACGTAGTAGGTGTCGCCGCAGGTGCCACAGTTGTCCCAGTAAAAGTATTAGACTCGCGCGGTTCTGGCAGCTGGTCAGGGGTGATTGCAGGTATCGATCATGTTGCTGTCAATGCCAACCCGGGTGACTGCGCCAACATGAGTTTGGGTGGTGGGTTTAACCAAGAACTCAATGATGCAGTTGAAAGTGCCGCGCAACAATCAGGTGCATTTTTTGTCGTAGCAGCAGGTAATGAGAGTCAGCATGCGTCGAATGTGTCGCCTGCAAGTGCGTCGCATAATAACGTATATACGATTTCAGCAACTGACTCGAATGATACTTTTGCCAGCTTTTCTAACTATGGCAATCCACCAGTGGACTATGCAGCTCCTGGCGTAAGCATTTTATCTACCCGTAACGGCGGTGGCACCACAACGATGTCGGGTACTTCAATGCCATCACCAGCGGCCTGTGCCGTTATCATGATGCGTAATGGCAACCCGGGCACGGACGGTAAAGCCATCAATGACCCAGATGGCAACGCCGACAGTATTGTTCATCTATAACTTTCGTCCCCCCAAGTGAGGCACCGTTTTGGTGCCTTTTTTCATACTCAAAGACTTAAACACTTCTTTATCGCTAAGAGTCGTTGCTTACAAACAGCATGTTATTGTTCACTATTTATAAAAGGTATTAGGCAACCTAGCGCTTGCCAACTTAACACTGCACTTTACATGTCACATTGTTACTCACTGACAACTTTGGTTACAAATAGCGCTAAAAATCGCTAGGGCTTTTAAGTGGTTATGCTAAGGTAATGGCCAAATAGTAGACACTTCTAAGAAAACCATTACCATGAAGATACAAAGCTATGGCGGCGTCGCTGCTGTTACTCTGGCAATAACCTATTTATTTGGGTTTGTGTTATTTTTTGCGGTATTAGACAGCAGTCAATACGATACACCTGAAGGCTACTTAAGCTACTTTATCGCGCAACGTGACACCTTTTTTATGGGTTATATCGTTATTGGCATTATTTTCAGCTTTGCTTTACTGCTGCTAGTTCAAGCAATATATCGAAGGTTTCAAAGTTTAACCCCAAATTTAAGTCATTACACTGCTGCGGTAGGTTATATATGGGCTGCAATAGTATTATCCAGCACCATGATTTTCCTTAGCAGCATTAGCGCTATTGCCAAATTTCATGGCAGCGATCCGGAACAGGCTCTGGTTATCAACCGCACCATATCGATTGTGGTAGACGCCCTTGGTGGTGGAATTGAGTTGGTTGGGGCGGTGTGGGTTCTGGCAATTAGCTATGCCGGGATCAAGCACCGGGTTTGGCCTAAACTGCTGCATTTTTGGGGTGTATTAGTTGGCGTCGCAGGCGTACTAACCTTGTTTTCTGGATTATCCTTTCTCACCGATAACCCTTTCTTTGGCGTCACCACGGCCATTTTTGGCCTTGGCCAAATTGTTTGGTTTATTGCTCTTGGGATCGCGATGCTAAAAGAGCAAAAGCAAGCTTAAAATAACCCGTTTCAGGCCTTAACCCGCTTGCTGTTAAGCGGGCTAAGTGGCCAACAGTTCGAGCATTTTAGCAACAGAATCTGCATCAACTCCTCATTATTAAGTGCATATATGTAGTCTTCTACTGCTGAGCAATCGATTTCATCTCTCATATCCACAAAACTCGCCCACAAGGTTAACTCATCGGCATCAATCACACCTTGTTGATACTTTTGCAGCACCTGAGCCAAGTCTACTTTAGTCAATGTCAGAGCCACAAGCTCTGGGTCACTCAATAAAACAGTTAATGCTTGCTCTTTGTGAGAACCAAAAGTGACATACTCAACTAGCGCCCGTTGTTTATTCATAGTGCTTAGCCCACATTACCATCTTTAGTTGGTGTAAATCGCTGCAACAATAGCGCGTTACTGATCACCAGTAAACTACTGGCAGCCATGGCGGCGCCGGCAAAAATTGGGTTTAAATACCCCATTGCCGCTAGTGGTAAGCCAATAATATTAAAAATAAACGCCCAAAATAGATTTTGTTTAATTTTGCGATAGGTTAGCTTTGCCATATTTAAAGCGGCAGGAACTAGGCTTGGCTCTCCTCGCATTAATGTCAGGGCAGCGGCATTAACTGCCACTTCCGTTCCTGTCGCCATCGCGATACCGAGATCCGCTTGCGCTAGTGCCGGCGCATCATTAATACCATCCCCCACCATGGCAACACGAAAGCCTTGGCGCTGGGCCTGTGAAATGTAATCTGACTTATCTTTAGGTAATACCTGAGCTTGAAAATCATCTAATGCTAATTGTTCAGCGCAATACTCAGCACTGTCTTGGCTATCGCCGGTTAACATGGCGACTTTAATGTTTTGTTGTTGCAGTCTCTTAACTGCACTCTTGGCATTAGGCTTTAACGCATCAGTAAAACAAAATAACGCCAACAATTGGTAATCGTCCTCGGTTTCGCTTAAGAGCCAAGACACTGAAGCGCCACGATGAGACGATTTATACTCCGGCAGTGTTTGACCCAAAGACTGCATCCAATGACTACTGCCAAGGTAATATCTAACCCCGGCATAGTCTGCAGTCACTCCCTTACCTGCAACCACCTTGAAGTTGTCAACCGTTAGGGTATCTAAACCTTGTTGCTGTGCTTTTTCCATCACCGCTTTAGCCAAGGGGTGCTCACTGTCTTTTTGAATAGCAGCAGCAAGCTGCAAAACGCGATCTTGCGAAGTCGCATAAGTCTGGATATCTGTGAGCTTGGGCTTTCCTTCAGTTAGGGTGCCGGTTTTATCAAAAATCACCATATCAATGTGGGTTGCTTGTTCAAGTGCTTCGGCATCTTTGACCAAAATTCCAAAGCGAGCTGCAGTGCCGGTTCCTGCCATAATAGCAGCCGGTGTTGCTAATCCAAGCGCACAAGGACAGGCGATCACCAACACAGCGACAGCATTAAGCACCCCTTGCGTCCAATCTTGGTAACCTAGCCCCCAAGCAAGTAGGGTTAAAAGTGCAATCACCAGTACCGCTGGTACAAATATCGCACTGACCTTATCAACCAGCGCTTGCACCGGTGCTTTTGCCCCTTGCGCTTGCTCTACTAAGCGAATGATTTTTGCAAGTGTGGACTCTGCCCCTATCCCCGTAGCTTCGATTTCAATCACCCCATCTAGATTCACTGAACCACCAGTGACTGTGTCTGCCGCGCTTTTTTCAACCGGAATGCTTTCTCCGCTGATCAAGGCCTCATCGACATGGGACTGGCCACTGGTTATTTTGCCATCAACCGCTATTCTGTCGCCAGGTTTAACTCTTAAGCGCTCACCTTGCTTGACCGAAGCTGCTGATACACTTTGCCACTGCTCATTTCGCCACACGGTTGCCGTGGTAGGTCTTAGGCTTTCTAATGCTTTGAGTGCACTGGTGGTTCGTTTTTTTGCGCGCTGCTCAAGGTACTTGCCCAATAACACTAAGCTCAATACTGCGGCACTGCTTTCAAAATAAAGGTGCGGCGTAGCTTGGCTGCTAGAAGCCGCCCACCAAGCATAAAGCGA
Coding sequences within it:
- a CDS encoding ExeM/NucH family extracellular endonuclease produces the protein MIKKSILSSAIALVCLNASAEVIISEYVEGSSYNKAIELYNGSDSAINLDGYALNLFFNGETQAGRNIALSGELAAKSTYVIAHGRAAAELQEKAQLISNSTSFNGNDAITLTLNDTIVDSFGQLGVEVDSEWIDGEIRTKDRTLVRDPAITTGRVDATAPFVGEGQWQVFARDDFSNLGSHMNGADVPEPEPLVCGQNNTLISAIQGAAQASPLTGEVVEVEAVVTASMQQSGGLKGFFIQEELSDKDNNNATSEGLFVYYTDTQVRPGDVVKVRGTVEEKYGQTQLNRIDDLTLCGTASVAAINVSLPADNGLEAYEGMYIAINNDLVVNDTYGLKRYGEVRLATERLYQATQIAQPGDAANALEAANKDKEILLDDGSSAQNPEVIPYPAPTLDAYNTLRLGDTVTGVEGVLAYGYGQYRVHPSTKPNFINTNMRTDAPQLEQRGDLRIASFNVLNYFNGDGQGSGFPTPRGADNLEEFARQKAKTLAAITALDADIIGLLEVENDGFGEFSAIADLVNALNAQDSNNTYAFVNLNTEQVGGDAITSGIIYRSNKVSEIGTAAFTEQVPFDYGNRPPVVQTFKDLHSEETFTVVMAHLRSKGSCSRAEGLDQDQNDGQGCWNQTRVTAVNTLSQWLGSNPTGVADEDVIILGDMNAYAQEDPIKTFVSNGFDNIKQTLNGNSFDYSYVYKGRIGSLDHAFASSSMMAKIQSVTDWHINADEPVALDYNTEYKSDTHQASLYAEHAYRASDHDPVVIDLTLAREPTVIEGEFSGLAGWFWWQQRAITLPEGFDTLEVSISGQGEADLYVRHKKMPNFFRYDCRPYLWGSEESCTFTQPAAGKWNFRLRGILPYYNVTLKYKATKAN
- a CDS encoding GNAT family N-acetyltransferase, producing MMLFETPRLRIRPMKMTDLEAVYQHRKNPDTAKYIGPPATRATAKARLEQACQNWQGRVDEKRILAIELKHSQLLIGELVFKYTSEDKKCGEIGFRLAAEQIGKGYGFEAADALIQWLFNHTPIQVISAVCAKENVKSQQLMCRLGMVCHDLQRSKLSLNGKLHDALVYNLKRGEANNASPASA
- a CDS encoding MFS transporter; amino-acid sequence: MVFQVVFLAVLLMSCSQLASQIYVPVLPDITHSLSLSPSLAQAAVISYFTTLGATQLLVGPLRDKYGDRPLFLVGLGTLAMGTVLCSLAYNAQTFFIGRVLQGMGAAAPVLIGRTMLAANLSGAQLKSAMATLAMSVSVTAICSPFLAGLLSSWVGWHGMSWFAAAYYVVIVIYGLKVLPQSSTASVSLRPSALFFQYQTLLCNRSFISLAALKWLPTFLYLTIQLYLPFLLSQQFGFNAKEIGQAMMLPMLGLLFGSSLTKLLQKRHSYLDIVIWTWPALAVSVVLLFSGSDSAYAVLMAYAAIMLVFGAYFPSYMHLIGIMHPEKAGTANALVGAIELLFFSALAWLMNKWLLSGTESLALLVLICAALLFMTWRHLRVTAFGATCE
- a CDS encoding LysR family transcriptional regulator encodes the protein MDWLTAVRSFNTLVEQGSFTRAAEVESVSASAMSKRIDWLEKQLGLSLFIRTTRQLSLTEAGQAFLPKAALWLQQFDSLQDQAQTLNQTPTGNLRIASTLAVGSTLLMPIIKTFLQQYQQLNIHLNVLAPGEHPDLNHDLVITRYYEAFDSAAHKGSRLIDYQMQVFGAPHYLRQHPAITTVADLKQHKMLLSSYYHKLGGIILENSEVFQFDNYNFVSDQLDAMLSAAVQGLGLIFISPAYIQKELQQALLVPVLPQLKSETKQLWAYYPKATYTPYKTQLFIDHLKASLRE
- a CDS encoding S8 family serine peptidase, which codes for MKKSILTLSVLTALSMSNAFAQDATYQGAAVDAEIANTCIVRFNDDISKFDVTGKARGMVARANAQAKHIYKNTIKGMAVNMSCDKAKQAFAGDDGIMRFTPDGKVYANPAAKKGKPGGGGSGPQETPWSVTRVGGPVDGSGYTAWVLDTGIDVDHADLNVDSGRGFSAFTKGKDAGVDDGNGHGTHVAGTIGALNNGIDVVGVAAGATVVPVKVLDSRGSGSWSGVIAGIDHVAVNANPGDCANMSLGGGFNQELNDAVESAAQQSGAFFVVAAGNESQHASNVSPASASHNNVYTISATDSNDTFASFSNYGNPPVDYAAPGVSILSTRNGGGTTTMSGTSMPSPAACAVIMMRNGNPGTDGKAINDPDGNADSIVHL
- a CDS encoding DUF4386 family protein — encoded protein: MKIQSYGGVAAVTLAITYLFGFVLFFAVLDSSQYDTPEGYLSYFIAQRDTFFMGYIVIGIIFSFALLLLVQAIYRRFQSLTPNLSHYTAAVGYIWAAIVLSSTMIFLSSISAIAKFHGSDPEQALVINRTISIVVDALGGGIELVGAVWVLAISYAGIKHRVWPKLLHFWGVLVGVAGVLTLFSGLSFLTDNPFFGVTTAIFGLGQIVWFIALGIAMLKEQKQA
- a CDS encoding heavy metal translocating P-type ATPase; this translates as MTSRLTLSVEGMSCASCVGRIETALTQVAGVDSVSANLALESVMVCGDVDTASVVDAMADAGYQIRTQQVSYQLRGLSCSSCVDRIEAVVITLPEVLNAQVNLATEMLFITQVSDISEQQVAEVLKQAGYQLGNQPDPTENNSTPVNRAFYQHNAFPAAASLLLTLPMVVPMLAMVLGYQWMLPPWLQWALATPVQFYFGARFYRGAWGAVKARTGNMDLLVAIGTTAAYGLSLYAWWAASSSQATPHLYFESSAAVLSLVLLGKYLEQRAKKRTTSALKALESLRPTTATVWRNEQWQSVSAASVKQGERLRVKPGDRIAVDGKITSGQSHVDEALISGESIPVEKSAADTVTGGSVNLDGVIEIEATGIGAESTLAKIIRLVEQAQGAKAPVQALVDKVSAIFVPAVLVIALLTLLAWGLGYQDWTQGVLNAVAVLVIACPCALGLATPAAIMAGTGTAARFGILVKDAEALEQATHIDMVIFDKTGTLTEGKPKLTDIQTYATSQDRVLQLAAAIQKDSEHPLAKAVMEKAQQQGLDTLTVDNFKVVAGKGVTADYAGVRYYLGSSHWMQSLGQTLPEYKSSHRGASVSWLLSETEDDYQLLALFCFTDALKPNAKSAVKRLQQQNIKVAMLTGDSQDSAEYCAEQLALDDFQAQVLPKDKSDYISQAQRQGFRVAMVGDGINDAPALAQADLGIAMATGTEVAVNAAALTLMRGEPSLVPAALNMAKLTYRKIKQNLFWAFIFNIIGLPLAAMGYLNPIFAGAAMAASSLLVISNALLLQRFTPTKDGNVG